One Defluviimonas sp. SAOS-178_SWC DNA window includes the following coding sequences:
- the glgB gene encoding 1,4-alpha-glucan branching protein GlgB has product MVAASKRTRSVVHWPDESALSALASARHGDPFSLLGPHDGHVLALVPDATSLWLLRERANPVEMQRHPTFGDLFIAEKIPDGPYRLRARCGDGQERDFDDPFRFGPVLGEIDEYLLGEGNHRELWRVLGAHMIRHEAVEGTNFAVWAPNATSVSVVGDFNRWDGRVHPMRRRGATGVWEIFLPGIGEGTVYKFEIRGIGGVRLPLKADPVGFGSEHPPQTGSVVRRPGASRWDDQAWMAGRAGRNGIDAPISIYEVHLGSWRRTDGGTRPLSYHELADELVGYADWMGFTHIELLPVSEHPFDGSWGYQPIGLYAPTIRHGTPEEFAAFVDAAHRRGLGVLFDWVPGHFPTDEHGLGRFDGTALYEHADPKEGFHVDWNTLIYNYGRAEVSNYLIANALYWLEEYHLDGLRVDAVASMLYRDYSRRAGEWVPNRDGGRENYEAIEFLKNMNLLAYGANPGIMTVAEESTAFPSVSRPVDSGGLGFGYKWNMGWMNDTLSYIQMDPVHRQYHHNKMTFALTYAWSENFILPISHDEVVHGKGSMLGKMPGQAWEKFANLRAYYSFMWTHPGKKLLFMGQEFAQGREWNHSAGLDWHQCDDPQHRGVQLLVRDLNRLYRETPALYRNDCRPDGFEWLEPDDAQRSVYAFIRRGAGDDPVVVVAINFTPVERRGYRLGFPSPGTWTEILNSDAAVYGGGDRGNAGAVTTEAVGWHRQSQSAPITLPPLSAVVFRQA; this is encoded by the coding sequence ATGGTGGCCGCGTCGAAGCGAACGAGGTCGGTCGTTCACTGGCCAGATGAGAGCGCGCTCTCCGCGCTTGCTTCGGCCCGGCACGGTGATCCGTTTTCCTTGCTCGGCCCTCACGACGGCCATGTTCTGGCTCTGGTCCCGGACGCCACGTCCTTGTGGCTGCTTCGTGAGCGCGCAAACCCGGTCGAGATGCAACGCCATCCGACGTTCGGCGACTTGTTCATTGCGGAGAAGATTCCGGACGGGCCGTACCGATTGCGCGCGCGCTGCGGCGACGGCCAGGAGCGGGATTTTGACGATCCCTTTCGGTTCGGGCCGGTGCTGGGCGAGATCGACGAATATCTGCTCGGCGAAGGCAACCATCGCGAGCTTTGGCGCGTACTCGGCGCGCACATGATCCGTCATGAAGCGGTAGAGGGGACAAATTTCGCGGTTTGGGCACCGAATGCCACGAGCGTCTCGGTCGTCGGCGACTTCAACCGGTGGGACGGCCGCGTCCACCCGATGCGGCGCAGGGGTGCCACCGGCGTCTGGGAGATCTTCCTGCCCGGGATCGGAGAGGGCACGGTCTACAAGTTCGAGATTCGTGGAATCGGCGGGGTTCGTTTGCCCCTGAAAGCCGACCCGGTGGGGTTCGGATCCGAACATCCGCCGCAGACCGGATCCGTCGTTCGGCGACCAGGCGCCTCCCGATGGGACGATCAGGCATGGATGGCGGGCCGCGCGGGCCGGAACGGGATCGACGCCCCCATCTCGATCTACGAAGTTCACCTTGGAAGCTGGCGTCGCACCGATGGCGGCACCAGGCCCCTGTCCTACCACGAACTCGCCGACGAGCTGGTCGGTTACGCCGACTGGATGGGCTTCACCCACATCGAGCTTCTGCCGGTCAGCGAGCATCCTTTCGACGGGTCCTGGGGCTATCAGCCCATCGGGCTCTATGCCCCGACGATCCGCCACGGAACGCCCGAGGAATTCGCGGCATTCGTGGATGCCGCCCATCGTCGCGGGCTCGGCGTTCTGTTCGACTGGGTGCCGGGGCACTTTCCCACCGATGAACACGGCCTCGGCCGGTTCGACGGGACGGCCCTTTACGAACATGCCGATCCGAAGGAAGGCTTTCACGTCGACTGGAACACGCTCATCTACAACTACGGGCGCGCAGAGGTCAGCAACTACCTGATCGCCAACGCGCTTTACTGGCTTGAGGAATATCATCTCGACGGCCTGCGGGTGGATGCCGTCGCCTCCATGCTCTACCGCGATTATTCCCGCCGCGCGGGTGAATGGGTGCCGAACCGCGACGGCGGGCGCGAGAACTACGAGGCGATCGAGTTCCTCAAGAACATGAACCTGCTCGCATACGGCGCCAATCCCGGGATCATGACGGTGGCCGAGGAATCAACCGCCTTTCCTTCGGTCTCACGCCCTGTGGACAGCGGCGGGCTCGGTTTCGGCTACAAATGGAACATGGGCTGGATGAATGACACGCTCAGCTACATCCAGATGGACCCCGTCCACCGGCAGTATCATCACAACAAGATGACCTTCGCGCTGACCTATGCGTGGTCCGAGAACTTCATCCTGCCGATCAGCCACGACGAAGTCGTGCATGGCAAGGGATCCATGCTCGGCAAGATGCCGGGCCAGGCCTGGGAAAAGTTCGCCAACCTGCGCGCCTACTACAGCTTCATGTGGACTCATCCCGGCAAGAAGCTTCTCTTCATGGGGCAGGAGTTCGCCCAAGGCCGTGAATGGAACCACTCTGCCGGCCTCGACTGGCACCAGTGCGACGATCCGCAGCATCGCGGCGTCCAGCTTCTGGTACGCGACCTCAACCGTCTCTATCGCGAGACGCCGGCGCTCTATCGCAACGATTGCCGGCCCGACGGGTTCGAGTGGCTGGAGCCTGACGACGCCCAACGGTCGGTCTATGCCTTCATAAGGCGCGGCGCGGGCGACGACCCCGTCGTGGTCGTGGCGATAAACTTCACGCCGGTGGAACGCCGCGGCTACCGCCTCGGCTTCCCATCGCCCGGCACCTGGACGGAAATATTGAACAGCGACGCGGCGGTCTATGGTGGAGGCGACCGCGGCAACGCTGGTGCCGTGACCACAGAAGCGGTGGGATGGCACAGGCAGTCCCAGTCCGCGCCGATCACTCTGCCGCCACTGAGCGCCGTCGTTTTCAGACAGGCATGA
- the glgC gene encoding glucose-1-phosphate adenylyltransferase has translation MKPRPNQRLSSQAMAFVLAGGRGSRLKELTDKRAKPAVYFGGKTRIIDFALSNALNSGIRKMAIATQYKAHSLIRHMQRGWGFFRAERNEYLDILPASQRVDETKWYLGTADAVTQNIDIVDSYDVKYVIILAGDHIYKMDYEIMLRQHVETGADVTIGCLTVPRQEATAFGVMDVDKNGRITAFLEKPKNPPSIPGDADHSLASMGIYVFDWQFLRDLLIRDASDPNSSHDFGNDLIPQIVKNGKAMAHRFSDSCVFSGLEKEPYWRDVGTIDAFWQANIDLTDFIPKLDLYDNAWPIWTYAEIVPPAKFIHDEDGRRGSAVSSLVSGDCIVSGAEVKNSLLFTGVRAHSFSTLEYTVLLPYVTVNRRCDLRNCVVDRGVVIPEGLVVGADPEEDAKWFRRTDAGIVLVTQEMLDRRAAKVS, from the coding sequence ATGAAGCCAAGACCCAACCAGCGCCTTTCGTCGCAGGCGATGGCCTTCGTTCTCGCAGGGGGGCGCGGCAGTCGATTGAAGGAACTGACCGACAAGCGCGCCAAGCCGGCGGTCTATTTCGGAGGCAAAACGAGGATCATCGACTTCGCACTGTCGAATGCCCTGAATTCCGGCATCCGCAAGATGGCAATCGCCACCCAGTACAAGGCGCACTCGCTGATCCGTCACATGCAGCGCGGCTGGGGGTTCTTCCGGGCGGAGCGGAACGAATACCTCGATATCCTGCCCGCCTCGCAGCGCGTCGACGAAACGAAGTGGTATCTCGGAACGGCCGATGCCGTGACCCAGAATATCGACATCGTCGACAGCTACGACGTGAAATACGTGATCATCCTTGCAGGCGACCATATCTACAAGATGGACTACGAGATCATGCTGCGCCAGCATGTCGAAACCGGGGCGGATGTGACGATAGGTTGCCTCACCGTTCCCCGCCAGGAGGCCACCGCCTTCGGCGTGATGGACGTGGACAAGAACGGTCGCATCACGGCATTCCTCGAAAAGCCGAAGAACCCGCCGTCAATTCCCGGCGACGCCGATCATTCGCTTGCCTCAATGGGGATCTATGTCTTCGACTGGCAGTTCCTGCGCGACCTTCTGATCCGCGATGCCAGCGATCCCAATTCCTCGCATGATTTCGGGAACGATCTGATTCCCCAGATCGTGAAGAACGGCAAGGCGATGGCGCATCGCTTTTCAGACAGCTGCGTCTTCTCCGGGCTGGAAAAGGAACCATACTGGCGGGACGTTGGAACGATCGACGCCTTCTGGCAGGCCAATATCGACCTGACCGATTTCATTCCCAAGCTCGATCTCTACGACAACGCCTGGCCCATCTGGACCTATGCCGAAATCGTGCCGCCCGCGAAGTTCATCCATGACGAGGACGGCCGGCGCGGGTCGGCGGTGTCGTCCCTTGTATCAGGCGATTGCATCGTCTCCGGCGCCGAGGTGAAGAACTCGCTCCTGTTCACGGGCGTTCGCGCGCATTCCTTCTCGACGCTCGAATACACGGTTCTCCTCCCCTACGTGACGGTCAACCGGCGCTGCGACCTTCGCAATTGCGTCGTGGATCGAGGGGTCGTCATTCCCGAGGGCCTTGTGGTTGGCGCAGACCCCGAGGAGGATGCGAAGTGGTTTCGCCGGACGGATGCGGGCATCGTGCTTGTCACGCAAGAGATGCTGGACCGCCGGGCGGCGAAAGTGAGCTAG